In Rhodococcus qingshengii JCM 15477, the sequence GTGCCGCGCTCAACACGATTCAGATTGCCGAGCTGTTGGTCGGCTAGATCTTTCGTTCGGTACCGGCCCCGCACCTAGGTGTGGGGCCGGTGTCGTTTCGACAGGCGCTCTAGTCGAGTTCGGAAATGGCGACCAGGCCACCGAGGTACTCGGCATCCGAATACGCTTTGGCGAGTAGCGCTCCGAGCTCACCGAGAGCTCCGTTGTCGCTGCCGTACGCAACAAACATGCCCGCTTCGGGATCGGTGCCGAAGCGGCCCTCCAGATGCGGTGCATCGCGGCCTACCACTGCGTAGGCGACCGACGCCCAGTCGTAACCGGAGCCTTCGAAACCCTCTACCTGCTCGAATATCGATGCCACCTTGCCGAAATGCTGGTCGGTGAGCATCAGTGACCAGTTGCCCGGAGACGTTTCGAAAAGCTGTAGCGGTTCGATCGATGGTGATGTCATGCGTGTATTGAAGCAGATCCGACCGACAGGTT encodes:
- a CDS encoding Imm51 family immunity protein, with the protein product MTSPSIEPLQLFETSPGNWSLMLTDQHFGKVASIFEQVEGFEGSGYDWASVAYAVVGRDAPHLEGRFGTDPEAGMFVAYGSDNGALGELGALLAKAYSDAEYLGGLVAISELD